In Diorhabda carinulata isolate Delta chromosome 6, icDioCari1.1, whole genome shotgun sequence, a single genomic region encodes these proteins:
- the LOC130895552 gene encoding esterase AGAP003155 isoform X2, with protein sequence MNQPPVKCCPNDKMKLKILAIHGYRQNAETFKAKTGSFRKIVHKWAEFTYITAPHKVILVDDPNDLDKNNQDIGQKQYGWFFNRDDLTFRGIRKGGPAIGFEESVKFIEDVFEKEGPFDGILGFSQGACFAGLLCDLQQRGLTKFTFSFAVLASGFKSGSLPHLKYYIDRITIPTLHIFGENDQIIPTEMSEALSNCFEDPVIVKHPGGHYLPAAAAQKHDYQKFIKLQLLQKSVT encoded by the exons atgaatcaacCGCCTGTAAAGTGTTGTCCCaatgataaaatgaaattgaaaattctcgcTATACACGGTTACAGACAGAACGCCGAAACTTTTAAAGCGAAAACAGGATCGTTTCGTAAAATAGTACACAAATGGGCTGAATTTACGTATATAACAGCCCCACATAAAGTGATTTTGGTAGACGATCCAAACgatttggataaaaataatcaagacaTTGGACAAA AACAATACGGTTGGTTTTTTAATAGAGACGATTTAACGTTTAGGGGTATAAGAAAAGGTGGACCGGCTATTGGATTCGAAGAAAGTGTCAAATTCATAGAAGATGTATTCGAAAAGGAAGGGCCATTTGATGGTATCTTAGGTTTTTCGCAAGGTGCATGTTTCGCGGGGCTTCTCTGCGATTTACAACAAAGAGGAC TTACGAAATTCACTTTCAGCTTTGCGGTTTTAGCTTCGGGTTTTAAATCTGGCAGTTTACcccatttaaaatattatatcgaTAGAATAACGATACCGACTCTTCACATTTTCGGcgaaaatgatcaaataataCCCACAG agatGAGCGAAGCTTTGAGTAATTGTTTCGAAGATCCTGTGATAGTTAAACATCCTGGAGGCCATTATTTACCCGCAGCAGCTGCACAAAAACACGATtaccaaaaatttatcaaattacaacttttacaaAAATCCGTAacgtaa
- the LOC130895552 gene encoding esterase AGAP003155 isoform X1, which translates to MNQPPVKCCPNDKMKLKILAIHGYRQNAETFKAKTGSFRKIVHKWAEFTYITAPHKVILVDDPNDLDKNNQDIGQSKDEEQYGWFFNRDDLTFRGIRKGGPAIGFEESVKFIEDVFEKEGPFDGILGFSQGACFAGLLCDLQQRGLTKFTFSFAVLASGFKSGSLPHLKYYIDRITIPTLHIFGENDQIIPTEMSEALSNCFEDPVIVKHPGGHYLPAAAAQKHDYQKFIKLQLLQKSVT; encoded by the exons atgaatcaacCGCCTGTAAAGTGTTGTCCCaatgataaaatgaaattgaaaattctcgcTATACACGGTTACAGACAGAACGCCGAAACTTTTAAAGCGAAAACAGGATCGTTTCGTAAAATAGTACACAAATGGGCTGAATTTACGTATATAACAGCCCCACATAAAGTGATTTTGGTAGACGATCCAAACgatttggataaaaataatcaagacaTTGGACAAAGTAAAGATGAAG AACAATACGGTTGGTTTTTTAATAGAGACGATTTAACGTTTAGGGGTATAAGAAAAGGTGGACCGGCTATTGGATTCGAAGAAAGTGTCAAATTCATAGAAGATGTATTCGAAAAGGAAGGGCCATTTGATGGTATCTTAGGTTTTTCGCAAGGTGCATGTTTCGCGGGGCTTCTCTGCGATTTACAACAAAGAGGAC TTACGAAATTCACTTTCAGCTTTGCGGTTTTAGCTTCGGGTTTTAAATCTGGCAGTTTACcccatttaaaatattatatcgaTAGAATAACGATACCGACTCTTCACATTTTCGGcgaaaatgatcaaataataCCCACAG agatGAGCGAAGCTTTGAGTAATTGTTTCGAAGATCCTGTGATAGTTAAACATCCTGGAGGCCATTATTTACCCGCAGCAGCTGCACAAAAACACGATtaccaaaaatttatcaaattacaacttttacaaAAATCCGTAacgtaa